CTGTATCAAACTCCACATCTCCTTTTTCCTTGCTTCATCAGGAAACCCATAAATATCGGCAAAAGACCATGTTTCATCCTCATCATCCTGTTTACAATTCCCAACAATATGGTTTTGAGAATGGGATGCAATCTCAATATCTAAACCATCGTTCCACCATAAACATAGGCCTCCTGCTATGCTCCTTCCAGTTCCTCTACATTCCACGATAACATCAAACTTGAAATGGAATCTCTGCTTCAATTTTACCAATTAATCTTTTTTAAAACGTGTCTCCATCAAGAAGACAATCTGAGGATTTTCCATCTTAAGAAGATTCACAAGGCCTCGAACTGCATGGGGGTTCCCCAAACCCCTGCAGTTCTAGCTAATAGTTTTCATTGGGATAGGCAGTGTTGGTCAGCCAGCACCACCTTTGGTTCAATTGTTTGTCGACCACATACTTCCATTGATTGCTTCCTTTTTTGTCTCCGTTAACATAATCGTCCAAAGGGCCCTCGGTAACCATCACATCCACCAATTGGCGTTTCCCTATCTTAATTTTAGCGGCTTTCTCGGAAATAACCTTAGAATTCTTTGTTGGCTTCCTACGCGTCCATTTCCTTTGTTAATCCCCTACTTTCTTCGAGGCTTTCTTAGTTAGGCGTTTTTGTGTTGACAGCATCACTGCACCCAAAGATTCAGCTACTGTTTCCACATCCAGGTTATTTTTTGAACCATACCCTCCACCCCTATCTCCATCACATTGCTGTTTTGGAGATGATTGAATTTGTTGAACCTCTAAGTCCTCCCCTTTATCTTTATCCTTTACTTCACAACGGCTTTGGCTAGATGATGCATTGAAAAGTTCCCTGCTACACAAACTAGAACTTGAGTCACGATTTTTGAACTCATCAGTGAGTTTTGGCAGCGGGGAAGCCCTTAGCCACTGACCAAAAGCTAAGTCCTGCTCTTCTATGTCTTCAAAGCCCTCTTCATTGAGCTCCTCAACAGCCTCACAATCTTTAATCTGGTGGCCCATTCCCCCACATATGAAGCAGAAAGTGGGAAGCCTTTCATATTTGAAATGTACCCTAATCTTTTTTTCTTTAAAGGAGACTATAGTACCACGCTTCAAAGGCTCCTTCAGATCCATCATGACTTTGACGCGCAGGAACCTATCATTTCTGTGAGCTTCTCTAAAGTCCATCTCTTCAAAGGTGCCTATAATATTACCCAATTTTCTAGCCATAGTATCAGATCTAACTATGAGTGGAAGATCATAAATTCTTACCCAGAAGGAGCTAAAGTGCAGGTCAAGATCGAAAGGTTGTTCCTCGCGTGAAATGCATTTTATCATGGGGAGGGCTCTATCAAAACTCCAAGGTCCAGTTTTTAGAACGTATTCCATGTCTCTTTTCGAGTTGAATTTGAAGAGAAATAGATTTTTGCTTAGATCTTGGGCTTCCACCGTGTGTTTTAGCTTCCATGCGTTTAGCATTGTGCTCTTAAAGGCTCTACTGTTGAAGTTACTTTCCGTCCACAGTTTTCCAGTTTTCCAGCTAGAGTTCTCTGAAGTGATTCGTCTTCAAAAATTTCTCCCTCATCCGCTAccactccttcttcttcttcttcttttgagagAGTAAACTCCTTCCATTTTTCCATATTGCAGAGAAAACAAACCACCACGAGATAGCAGACCACTCAAAGAGGGGAGGAGAAAACCTAATCTAAGATAGGTGGAGAAGCCAGAGAAACTAGAAAGATAGCCGCTACAACCAATGGAGGATGAGGGCAGGGGAACACTCTTAGAGAGAGAAAGGTTGCCTTCTCTCTAGAAATCACGTGAGTTGATTACCTCTATTCGCGATGAGTTTTATTCTGGGAGGTGAACATTTGAGTTTTATTCTTAAGTTTGATTCTGCTACAAACTTAAGAATTCCTCTCAGAGACCCATATGACTTAAGCTTGTGGGGTGGTGTGGTACTGCAAAAAAAAATAACTAGACGCATACCAAGAAAATGTAGTAGTCTTAAACCTGTTGAGAATCAGAATTAAAATTAAGTATGATGGagaagtcccacattgattaGAAAAGGGATTAGAAAATGGAATATTGAGCATTTTATAAGTGAGTAAACTCACACATCTATTATCTTAAATTTTAAGGTTTTAGGTGAATATGTAGTGTCTTTCACATATGTGTGTCATTCAAAAAGAATGTTCCAAAGTAAAAATACTCCTTGTTTAATCCCCTTATTGTCGCGCCAAAAAAACcaaatggtgaaaactttgattgAAGCAAAACTTCGGATGCAACTCAAACACACAATTCACTCGTTTTTTAACAACGCTCCAATTTTATGACAAAAtttatttccgaaatatattttcAGAGTGTCTCCGTTTTTGAACAGTGTTTTTTTGTATGTTTTGCTCCTACTTTCCATAACAACTCTTAAGATTTTACTGAAATATATTTCTGGATGATTTTCAGAAATATACTTCTGGACCGTTTTTTCTCATTCACGAATGAATTTAAAGTGAGTCTCAAAATGTGTTTTGTTGTAAAATAGTGCgtctaaaaatgaaattttgtatCCGAATGACATTTTTGAATTTTATCAAGTGTTTTTTCATCCTATAGGGTGCATTAAGAAATTCCCATAAAAAAAGTTCAAGTGAATAAAGTGTGGCAATTTTATTTGTGCCGCAGTACTTGGGTTGTACGTTTTGGCCCATAAAaacttgattatttatttttagataatttttttatatgcCTCCCCATCATGTTAGGAACCCGCAGCGAAATTCCATAAATGCTCCttcgaaagtgcatctccgaagtcatcaaaaagggtgatttcggatatgcatctctgaaattattatttttattttaaaaaaagatgttttcggagatgcatctccggaatcaccctttcggagatgcatctccgaaaacacctgcgTTTTTCTGTTAATTCAAAACAGCCTCCCCCTCTTTTTATTCTACCCAAAACACAAATTTTTCAACACAACATCCATTTCTTCCAACTACTACACAAACAAAACTTGCTCTACAACTCATTCCAATTATTGAGAAGCATTCAAAGTCTAATTCAACATCAACTTCAATCATCAACAAATTGTAAgttcttttattttgatttctaAGTTGTTTATATTGTTAGGGCACTTATAAATTAGCAAAATGTTATTAGGTTTAGTTATTGTATGTCAATGAGTGTGTTTAGATAGGAAAAAATGGATTTTGAAGCATTTAGGGCAAGAACTGGGATTCTGCAGAAATGGAGGATCGCAAGCgttttcagaagtgcattttcgaaaacacctccgACCAGTTtcaaaaatgcacttccgaaatgtaGTCTGaactgtttttcttttattttataaattgtttCAACGTCTTACCGGTTTcaattttttcaggaaaatgtCAGGAAACCAGACACAACTTAGACATTGTAGGGAGACCCATACGGCATCGGCTCGACACGAGCGGGATGCACAACTAGCAGCGACATGGGGACAGGTTCAAGTACGAGTACCCGTCCAAATGGATGAGGCGCCTGCAGATtcctcatctggatcgaggagtccgTTGGCTCGGGCGTCTTCTTCCCGTGAGGATGAGGTACGTGAGGATGATGTACGtaaggatgaggaggaggtgggAGTTGAGGAGGATGAGATATCCGATGTTCACCCTGAGCACGACGAGGATGATGcagaggaggagggctacccgggagggcctgcAGACACATCTGTGTTGATTTACTACCATGACCATGTCGCTCGACGTGTTTGGGAGCGAGAGGTAGTTTTTTAATTACActacaatttaaatattttttatttaggcTTTTATTCCACTTTCTCCCAACGGTCTAACTAACaatgttttcttgtttttgtttttattgtgaCAGGAACAAGCGACCATAAAATCTGTGAACCATGCgcggaaaatatttgatttgcttcAACCACGGGCTCAATGCTTTAATGGCATTGTAGCTGGGAGCAGGCTTGGCGGGTTATGCATGACCATATATAGTACAATCAGCCACGACATGTAGTGGGCTTTTGTCGAACGGTGGTACAAGGAGACGTCTTTCCACTTTCCTcttggggagttgacgatcaccctaCACGACATGGCCTGTCTACTCCACCTGCCAACCAGAGGGGGGTTGCTTGACCATTCTAGGATACAGAGGGTTGAGGCCATAGAGTGGATGGTGgactatctgggtatggacccaaACATGGTGTATTATGAGTGCAGAGCGACGAGTGGGGCGCATATCCGATTCTCCATATTAAAAGAGCTTTATGAGAACTACTTGGTGGCGGCAGCAGAGTCAGAGTCGTATGGTGATGGGCTTTTTTTTTAGTATCACCATGGTTGCGCTCTGCGGTGTTGGTCCATGTTcttggtaggcactgcactctttatggacaaaagtgcaacctacgtcAACATGACTTATCTCCGGTACATTATTGATTTAACTACAGTTCATGAGGTGGAACTTGGGGGCCgccattctggtatacctataccagaagctgaatgaagcttCCAACTAGAGGACCAGACAGTTGACTAGATCTTTCACACTCCTTACgatacatttatttttaattacttcacatttaattatggttcatactttttaacatattatcgtatttgtgtttcagggctggatcatctcaTACTTCCACCGCATTCACGGCTTCGACATTGATCATGCGTACGATGATGCCATGCCCCAGGCCGCACGATACGTCCTCCAGAGGGGGAATAACAAGGTGGGCCTGTACCGCGTGTACCTCGACTGCACTGTTCACGATGACATCCATTGGACGCCCTTCACTGATTACGATAATGTTATCCCATTCGACCGTATCGCATTATATTCTGGATGATTGGGATGTGGGACCAACATCATGATCAGTTATCTGTCCGAGCGGTGCATGAGACATTTTGgacgtgtgcagatgataccgaggtgtccgtttgaggctgctcctgacaccGTTACCCGAGTGGGCCTCACTGCTATATTTGAAGATTGAGCGCATCATTTGGTGCATGAGGAGTTTCGGCGTTTGGTGACCACCTAGAGTTGGCACTGTGTAGATGGGTACGTGATATGGTTTTATCGGGTATCACATCCTTTGATGACACCCGATGCTCTTGGAGATCtacctaggccagcacatgaaaagatcttggagaaccagcagactgaagatgaccatgccactgatctcctgccgatatgtCAGCAGATACAGATGTTTGGGCAGGATGCATTGGACAGAGGTATCATTGAgtagggcggtccagaggcagttgcCATTGTGGAGAGGATGGTCAGTGACGCGGCCGGTGCGGCAGcgtataggaggcagaggaggtcgcaGGGTGTTCGCATTAGGCATACTCACTAGCAGTtgcctatttatgttttattcatgACTTTTTTTGTATTCGTGTTGTAATATTTTGACACTGAGCACTTACTCGTACAACTATTTTCGTATTTATAATATTGgtattttattctaatttacGTGCTATATTTTGTCGATTAATGTAAAATATGGGATTAatcattgttttgaaaagaaaaagaaaaattcagagcatatttcggagatgcatctccaaaagtgGTCAAAGGGTGTTTTCGGAGTTGCATCTTCGAAATATATTCTAAAATAAAAATGGGTGATTttaaagatgcatctccgaaataaaaaaaatattttg
This DNA window, taken from Vicia villosa cultivar HV-30 ecotype Madison, WI unplaced genomic scaffold, Vvil1.0 ctg.001041F_1_1, whole genome shotgun sequence, encodes the following:
- the LOC131632844 gene encoding uncharacterized protein LOC131632844, which produces MEYVLKTGPWSFDRALPMIKCISREEQPFDLDLHFSSFWVRIYDLPLIVRSDTMARKLGNIIGTFEEMDFREAHRNDRFLRVKVMMDLKEPLKRGTIVSFKEKKIRVHFKYERLPTFCFICGGMGHQIKDCEAVEELNEEGFEDIEEQDLAFGQWLRASPLPKLTDEFKNRDSSSSLCSRELFNASSSQSRCEVKDKDKGEDLEVQQIQSSPKQQCDGDRGGGYGSKNNLDVETVAESLGAVMLSTQKRLTKKASKKVGD